A genomic region of Pseudopipra pipra isolate bDixPip1 chromosome W, bDixPip1.hap1, whole genome shotgun sequence contains the following coding sequences:
- the LOC135406262 gene encoding class II histocompatibility antigen, B-L beta chain-like: MAPPGWFWAVSSCPALGMERVRGAGAVLAVLVVLGAPPAAGEELSGVFQLLSPSECHFINGTEQVRLVDRYIYNREQLLHFHSDVGVYVGDTPFGEIQARYFNSNPEIIERKRAEVDTFCRHNYEVYTPPAVERRVPPSVSISLVPLSSQPGPGRLLCSGMDFYPAPVQVRWFQDGQELPEHVVATDVVPNGDWSCQVLVMLEIPPWRGVTYSCQRCHRTPSAARSWWGSGASSWAWSSWRWGSASTCGRSSERHFLSQPVLSIPE, encoded by the exons atggcgccgcccggctggttttgggctgtcagcagctgtccggcgctgggcatggagcgtgtgcggggagctggggccgtgctggcggtgctggtggtgctgggagcccccccggctgcgggcgaggagctgtcgg gggtgttccAGTTGTTGTCTCCGAGCGAGTGTCACTTCATCAACGGCACCGAGCAGGTGAGGCTCGTGGACAGGTACATCTACAACCGGGAGCAACTCCTGCACTTCCACAGCGATGTGGGGGTCTATGTGGGGGACACCCCGTTTGGGGAGATCCAGGCCAGGTACTTCAACAGCAACCCAGAAATCATTGAGCGTAAACGGGCTGAGGTGGACACGTTCTGCCGGCACAACTACGAGGTGTACACTCCGCCTGctgtggagaggagag tgccccccagcgtgtccatctcgctggtgccgttgagctcccagcccggccccggccgcctgctctgctccgggatggatttctaccctgcgccggtgcaggtgaggtggttccaggatgggcaggagctgccggagCACGTGGTGGCCACCGACGTGGTCCCCAACGGGGACTGGAGCTGCCAGGTGCTGGTgatgctggaaatccccccctGGCGTGgggtcacctacagctgccag agatgccaccggacaccgtccgcagcaagatcctggtgggggtcgggggcttcatcttgggcttggtcttcctggcgctggggctcggcttctacctgcgggagaag TTCTGAAaggcacttcttgtcacagcctgtcctctccattccagaatag